The window GGCACAGGCAACCGCCAAGGGTTCCGGCAAGGGATCCGGCAAGGCGTCGCCCCGTCGCAGGGCCACGCCGCCGCAGGGCGAATTCGCCCTGCCCGAATCCATGACCCCCGCACTGCCCGCCGTCGAGGCGTTCGCCGAGCTGGACATGCCCGCCGCCCTGCTGAAGACCCTTGCCGCGCAGGGCGTCACCGACCCGTTCCCGATCCAGGGCGCCACCCTGCCGAACTCGCTCGCAGGCCGGGACATCCTCGGCCGCGGCCGCACCGGCTCCGGCAAGACCCTGGCTTTCGGTCTCGCGCTCCTCGCCCGTACCGCCGGCCGGCGCTCCGAGCCGCGCGCCCCGCTGGCGCTCGTCCTCGTCCCGACCCGCGAGCTCGCCCAGCAGGTCACCGACGCGCTGACGCCGTACGCGACGTCCGTGAACCTGCGCCTCGCCACCGTCGTCGGCGGCATGTCGATCACCAAGCAGTCAGGCACGCTGCGACGCGGCGCCGAGGTGCTCGTCGCCACGCCCGGCCGGCTGAAGGACCTCATCGAGCGCGGCGACTGCCGGCTCGACCAGGTCTCCATCACCGTCCTCGACGAGGCCGACCAGATGGCCGACATGGGCTTCATGCCGCAGGTCGTCGCGCTGCTCAAGCAGGTCGAGCCGGACGGTCAGCGGATGCTGTTCTCCGCGACCCTGGACAAGAACATCGACCGGCTGGTCAAGATGTTCCTGACCGACCCGGTCGTGCACTCGGTCGACCCGTCCGCCGGCGCCGTCACCACCATGGAGCACCACGTGCTCCATGTGGCCGACGAGACGGACAAGAAGGCCGTCGCCACCAGGATCGCCGCCCGCGAGGGCCGGGTGATCATGTTCGTGGACACCAAGCGGGCTGCCGACCGCTTCGCCAAGCGGCTGCTGGCCAGCGGTGTACGGGCTGCCGCCCTGCACGGCGGACGGTCCCAGCCGCAACGCAACCGGACGCTCGACCAGTTCAAGAACGGCCAGGTCACCGCGCTCGTGGCGACCAACGTCGCGGCCCGTGGCATCCACGTCGACGACCTCGACCTGGTCGTGAACGTGGACCCGCCGACGGACCACAAGGACTACCTCCACCGCGGTGGGCGCACGGCGCGCGCCGGGGAGTCCGGCAGCGTCGTGACGCTGGTGCTGCCGGAGGAGAAGCGGGAGATGACCCGGCTGATGGCCGACGCGGGCATCGCGCCGCGGACCACCCGGATCAAGTCCAGCGACGAGGAACTCACCCGGATCACCGGGGCCCGTGAGCCGTCCGGCATCGCGATCGTGGTCGAGGTCCCCCAGCCGACGCAGCCGAAGCCGCGCACGCGGTCGGGCGGTGCGGGTGGCGGTGCCGGCGGTACGTTCCGCGCGGGCAGCCGGGGCCGTGGCCGTCGCGGCGGAGCCGGTGCCGGCACCGGCTCCGGGTCCGCTCAGGGCGGCGGCGAGATGCGCTCGGGCGGTGCGGCTCGGGCCGGCGGAGCGGTTCGGGCCGGCGGTTCGGGCCGTGGTAACGGTTCGGGCGCGGGTGCGGGGCGTGCGGGTGGCTCCGGGCGAAGCAACGGCAGCGCGGCCGCGCGAGGCCGCAGGGCGGCGTAGCAGCGTACGCGGTGCGGTGACAGGTCGACGACCGGGTCACCGCACCGGGGCGCTGCCCCGGACGCCGCTCTCAATCGCCGGACAGGCTTGACGTATCCGCCTGTCCGGCGATCGAGGCCAATGCCTCCAAGGTCCGCCGGGCCTCCTTCATCAACCGGCCCACCAGCTCCTCGCAGCTCGGCAGGTCCTCGATGACGCCCGCCACCTGGCCCGACGCCATCACCCCCAGGTCCGTCCGGCCGTCGATCATGGATGCCTTCAGCAGCATCGGGGTGTTGGCCGCCAGCAGCACCTGGCTCCAGGACAGGTCCTTGCCGTGCCTCATCGCGAGGCCGTCGCGCACCATCCGGGACCAGCTCAGCCCCGAGATCCGCTTGAAGCCCGCCGCCCGGCGCACTGCCTGGACCAGGGCCCTGGTGCGGCCCGCGTGCTCCAGCGCGGCGACCATCTCCGTACGCAGCATCCGGTGCGGCAGCCCGTCCACCGCCGTGGTGACCGTGACGTCCCTGACACCCGCCGCCAGATAGCGGGCCTTCACCGCGTCCGGGACCGTCGAGTCCGATGTCAGCAGGAACCGCGTGCCCATCGCGATGCCCGCCGCCCCGTACGCCAGCGCCGCGACGAGCCCGCGGCCGTCGTGGAAGCCGCCCGCCGCGATCACCGGGATGTCCACCGCGTCCACCACCTGCGGCAGCAGCACCGTCGTCGCCACCTCGCCCGTGTGCCCGCCGCCCTCGCCGCCCTGCACGATCACCGCGTCCGCGCCCCACGCCGCGACCTTCTCGGCATGACGCCGCGCGCCGACCGAAGGAACCACGACCACCCCCGCGTCCTTCAGCTCGGCGATCAGCTCCTTCGACGGGGCCAGCGCGAACGACGCGACCTTCACACCCTCGTCGACGACGATCCGTACGCGCTCGCGCGCATCACCGGCGTCGGCGCGCAGATTGACCCCGAACGGCGCCTGCGTACGGGACTTGACCTCCCGTACCGCCGCGCGCAGCTGCTCCACGGTCATCGTCGCGGAAGCCAGAATGCCCAGCGCACCGGCCTCGGCGGTGGCGGAGACCAGCCGGGGCCCGGCGACCCAGCCCATGCCGGTCTGCACGATCGGGTACCGGACGCCGACCAGCTCGGTGAGGGGCGTGCGCATCGGATCCATCAGGCCCTGACCTCGCGGTCACGGGCGCCCTCCGGGTCGATGACCTCGCGGATCAGCCGGAGCTCCTCGGGGGTCGGCTCGCGGGTGCAGGGCACGTCGTCCGCGATCGTCAGCGTGAAGCCGGTGGCCTCGCGGACCTGGTCGGCGGTGACACCCGGGTGCAGCGAGGCGAGGCGCATCGAGCGGTCCGCGGTCGCGAAGTCGAGGACGCCGAGGTCGGTGACGACACACGGGATGCGGTGGTAGCGGGTCGCCGACGGGCCGGCGGCCGCCGCGCTGTCGTAGCCGACCCCGCTGATCATGTCGACGCGTTCGACGAACACCCGGGGGGAATGCTTGGGGATCCAGTAACTGACCGGGTTGTTCAGGGTGTTGACCGGGGCGCCGCGTACGCCGAGCAGCTGGCGGGCGGGCTGTTCCCAGTCGCCGATGCAGGAGATGTTCTGGTTGCCGAACCGGTCGATCTGGCCGGCGCCCATCATCACGTGGCGCCTGCCGCCGGTGACCATGGCGAGGTGCAGGCGGTACGGCAGCCAGCCCTCGGGTGTGCCGTCGAGGCCGACGATCATCGCCTCGCCGTCGGTCAGCAGCAGATCGGGCGAGAAGGTGCGCTTGGCGAGGCGGGCGCCGACGGACGGGATCAGGCCCATCGGGCTGGCGAGTACCTCGCCGTTGTCGCGCCAGGCGTCGGCGCAGGCGATCACGCAGTACTCGGCACGGGTGGCGGTCCGGGTGGCCGGGGGCGGCGTGGTCTCAGAGGTCGTCATTTCTGCTCCTCGTGCCAGGTCCGGACGGCCGACCGGTAGCTCTTCTCGCTGCCGTCGGCGGGCAGGAAGCGGGCGGTGAACGCCGCCCAGGCGGCCGGGTCGGCGGCCGCGGTGGCGTACGCCTTCTGGAACGCCTCGTCGCGCGGGTAGTCGGGGACGCAGGAGGTGAAGTGCGCGCCGTTCGGGGTCTCGACGACGCCGGTGACCGAGTGCCGTTTGACGAGCAGGGTCTGCGGGGCGGCCCGCGCGGTCAGTTCGGCCGTCTCGACGAGCCGTTCGCAGGAGACGTACGCGGTATCGGCCGCCTCGCAGAACAGGTCGTCGAAGTACGGGTCGGGCCCGAGGTACTGGCCGTTGCCGGACCGGTCGGCGCGGTTCAGGTGGACCAGCGCCGCGTCCATCCGCAGGGCCGGCATCGCGACGAACTCCTCGCCGTCCGCGTACGGCGAACGCACCGTCCGCAGACCGGGGTTGACCCGCATGACGTCCGATCCGATGCCGGCCCGGACGGGCAGGAACGGCAGCCGGTTCGCAGCGGCGTGCAGCCCCCACATGAACATCGCCTCGTCCACCTCGGTCAGTTCGAGGCCGCCGCGCTGGCGGGCCGCTCTGAAGTGCGGTTCG is drawn from Streptomyces sp. NBC_01717 and contains these coding sequences:
- a CDS encoding DEAD/DEAH box helicase; amino-acid sequence: MTRSERQDRPARTRPSRGRGTAPAQATAKGSGKGSGKASPRRRATPPQGEFALPESMTPALPAVEAFAELDMPAALLKTLAAQGVTDPFPIQGATLPNSLAGRDILGRGRTGSGKTLAFGLALLARTAGRRSEPRAPLALVLVPTRELAQQVTDALTPYATSVNLRLATVVGGMSITKQSGTLRRGAEVLVATPGRLKDLIERGDCRLDQVSITVLDEADQMADMGFMPQVVALLKQVEPDGQRMLFSATLDKNIDRLVKMFLTDPVVHSVDPSAGAVTTMEHHVLHVADETDKKAVATRIAAREGRVIMFVDTKRAADRFAKRLLASGVRAAALHGGRSQPQRNRTLDQFKNGQVTALVATNVAARGIHVDDLDLVVNVDPPTDHKDYLHRGGRTARAGESGSVVTLVLPEEKREMTRLMADAGIAPRTTRIKSSDEELTRITGAREPSGIAIVVEVPQPTQPKPRTRSGGAGGGAGGTFRAGSRGRGRRGGAGAGTGSGSAQGGGEMRSGGAARAGGAVRAGGSGRGNGSGAGAGRAGGSGRSNGSAAARGRRAA
- a CDS encoding NAD(P)H-dependent flavin oxidoreductase, which encodes MRTPLTELVGVRYPIVQTGMGWVAGPRLVSATAEAGALGILASATMTVEQLRAAVREVKSRTQAPFGVNLRADAGDARERVRIVVDEGVKVASFALAPSKELIAELKDAGVVVVPSVGARRHAEKVAAWGADAVIVQGGEGGGHTGEVATTVLLPQVVDAVDIPVIAAGGFHDGRGLVAALAYGAAGIAMGTRFLLTSDSTVPDAVKARYLAAGVRDVTVTTAVDGLPHRMLRTEMVAALEHAGRTRALVQAVRRAAGFKRISGLSWSRMVRDGLAMRHGKDLSWSQVLLAANTPMLLKASMIDGRTDLGVMASGQVAGVIEDLPSCEELVGRLMKEARRTLEALASIAGQADTSSLSGD
- a CDS encoding CoA-transferase subunit beta, translating into MTTSETTPPPATRTATRAEYCVIACADAWRDNGEVLASPMGLIPSVGARLAKRTFSPDLLLTDGEAMIVGLDGTPEGWLPYRLHLAMVTGGRRHVMMGAGQIDRFGNQNISCIGDWEQPARQLLGVRGAPVNTLNNPVSYWIPKHSPRVFVERVDMISGVGYDSAAAAGPSATRYHRIPCVVTDLGVLDFATADRSMRLASLHPGVTADQVREATGFTLTIADDVPCTREPTPEELRLIREVIDPEGARDREVRA
- a CDS encoding CoA transferase subunit A: MTADEVVSRLSSGMTIGIGGWGSRRKPMALVRALLRSRITDLTVVSYGGPDVGLLAAAGRIRKLVAAFATLDSIPLEPHFRAARQRGGLELTEVDEAMFMWGLHAAANRLPFLPVRAGIGSDVMRVNPGLRTVRSPYADGEEFVAMPALRMDAALVHLNRADRSGNGQYLGPDPYFDDLFCEAADTAYVSCERLVETAELTARAAPQTLLVKRHSVTGVVETPNGAHFTSCVPDYPRDEAFQKAYATAAADPAAWAAFTARFLPADGSEKSYRSAVRTWHEEQK